Proteins co-encoded in one Malus sylvestris chromosome 9, drMalSylv7.2, whole genome shotgun sequence genomic window:
- the LOC126582609 gene encoding protein FLUORESCENT IN BLUE LIGHT, chloroplastic-like isoform X2: MGLLLGNSLMLTTPLEALAETCEADDSGFSMPILLFVALVGATVGGLVARQRKGELQRVNEQLRQINQSLRRQAKIESYAPSLSYSPIGAKILPESEVIVDPRKHELISRLKAGKNFLRNQETEKALDEFKTALELAQSMKDPIEEKKAGRGLGASLQRLGKYRDAIKCHSMVLDISKREGEGSGNTEAYGAIADCYTELGDLERAGKFYDNYIARLESD; the protein is encoded by the exons ATGGGACTTCTTCTCGGCAATTCCTTAATGTTGACAACACCATTGGAAGCTTTGGCGGAAACATGCGAGGCTGACGACTCAGGTTTCAGCATGCCTATACTGCTATTTGTAGCCCTTGTTGGGGCCACTGTTGGTG GCTTGGTTGCTCGGCAAAGGAAAGGAGAATTACAGCGAGTGAATGAACAGTTGCGTCAAATCAATCAATCTCTAAGGAGGCAAGCTAAGATCGAGTCATATGCTCCTAGTTTGAGTTATTCACCGATTGGTGCAAAAATACTACCGGAGAGTGAGGTGATAGTTGATCCAAGGAAGCACGAGTTGATTTCTCGACTGAAAGCTGGGAAGAATTTTTTGAGAAATCAAGAAACGGAGAAAGCACTAGATGAGTTTAAGACAGCTCTTGAGCTTGCCCAAAGTATGAAGGACCCAATTGAGGAAAAGAAGGCTGGAAGAGGTTTAG GAGCCTCACTGCAAAGATTGGGCAAGTACCGAGACGCTATTAAGTGCCATTCTATGGTGTTGGACATCTCCAAGCGAGAAGGAGAAGGCTCAGGAAACACAGAAGCTTATGGAGCGATTGCTGATTGTTATACTGAGCTTGGAGATCTCGAGCGTGCAGGGAAGTTCTATGACAATTACATTGCGAGGTTGGAGTCCGACTGA
- the LOC126582611 gene encoding oligouridylate-binding protein 1B-like — translation MQHQRLKQQQQQALMQQALLQQHSLYHPGLLAPPQIEPIPSGNLPPGFDPSTCRSVYVGNIHTQVTEPLLQEVFASTGAVESCKLIRKEKSSYGFIHYFDRRSAALAIVSLNGRHLFGQPIKVNWAYASGQREDTSGHFNIFVGDLSPEVTDATLFACFSVYNSCSDARVMWDQKTGRSRGFGFVSFRIQQDAQNAINDLTGKWLGSRQIRCNWATKGAAANEDKQSSDAKSVVELTNGTSEDGKDTANSEAPENNPQYTTVYVGNLAPEVGQLDLHRHFHALGVGVIEEVRLQRDKGFGFVRFNTHSEAALAIQMGNTQSILCGRQIKCSWGSKPTPPGTVSNPLPPPVAAAPLPGLSATDLLAYERQLAMSKMGGVHSLMHPQGQHPLKQAALGMGTAGASQAIYDGGFQNVAAAQQLMYYQ, via the exons ATGCAGCACCAGAGGctgaagcagcagcagcaacaagcTCTGATGCAGCAGGCTCTTCTCCAGCAGCATTCTCTCTACCACCCTGGCCTCTTAGCTCCTCCTCAG ATAGAGCCAATCCCAAGTGGAAATCTGCCTCCTGGTTTTGATCCAAGTACTTGCCGCAGTGT GTACGTGGGGAACATCCATACCCAGGTGACAGAACCACTTCTTCAAGAGGTTTTTGCAAGTACTGGTGCTGTTGAAAGTTGCAAACTTATAAGAAAGGAAAAG TCATCCTATGGGTTCATTCACTATTTTGATCGCAGATCAGCTGCTCTTGCAATAGTGTCTCTCAATGGCAGGCATCT GTTTGGGCAGCCTATCAAAGTAAATTGGGCATATGCTAGTGGTCAGAGGGAGGATACATCAG GTCATTTCAACATTTTTGTCGGTGATCTCAGCCCTGAGGTTACTGATGCTACATTATTTGCATGCTTCTCTGTTTATAACAGTTGTTC AGATGCAAGGGTTATGTGGGATCAGAAGACGGGGCGTTCAAGAGGCTTTGGGTTTGTCTCATTCCGAATCCAACAG GATGCTCAAAATGCGATCAATGACTTAACTG GTAAGTGGCTCGGCAGCAGACAGATACGTTGCAACTGGGCAACAAAAGGTGCTGCTGCCAATGAAGACAAGCAGAGTTCAGATGCTAAAAGTGTGGTGGAACTAACAAATGGCACATCAG AAGATGGAAAGGACACGGCAAACAGTGAGGCTCCGGAGAACAACCCTCAGTATACTACGGTTTACGTGGGCAATCTTGCTCCAGAG GTTGGTCAGCTTGATCTGCATCGCCATTTTCATGCTCTTGGTGTTGGAGTGATTGAGGAAGTTCGGCTGCAGCGTGACAAGGGCTTTGGTTTTGTGAGATTCAATACCCACTCTGAGGCAGCTCTGGCTATTCAAATGGGAAACACTCAGTCCATCTTGTGTGGTAGACAAATAAAG TGTTCTTGGGGTAGCAAGCCTACTCCACCAGGAACAGTTTCAAACCCACTCCCGCCGCCAGTGGCAGCAGCACCTTTGCCGGGCCTCTCTGCAACCGACCTTTTGGCCTATGAACGGCAACTGGCAATGAGCAAGATGGGTGGTGTCCATTCCCTCATGCACCCTCAGGGACAGCATCCCCTTAAGCAGGCAGCATTGGGAATGGGCACAGCTGGAGCAAGCCAAGCTATATACGACGGTGGATTCCAGAATGTTGCTGCTGCCCAGCAGCTCATGTACTACCAGTAG
- the LOC126583177 gene encoding protein TIFY 6b-like: MAAEKLNFAQTCNLLSQFLKEKRTLQVIPPTTMNLLTTMEAAASNPVDQTAQTPSSKPSIDLLPQFTKYPEAALGDQQPGSAAQMTIFYGGQVLVFNDLQAEKAKEIMGLATTGSSKISAGFVKKLGSENQSNVVAENKSQEIKVPTQARRASLHKFLAKRKERVTAVAPYQLNNQRASSPAKSDEQTSSRAEGQSSKQLELSL, from the exons ATGGCAGCTGAGAAGTTGAATTTCGCACAGACATGCAACCTCTTGAGCCAGTTCTTGAAGGAGAAGAGAACCCTTCAAGTCATCCCTCCCACAACCATGAACTTGCTGACGACCATGGAGGCTGCTGCTTCGAACCCAGTTGATCAGACGGCTCAGACTCCGTCGTCAAAACCCAGCATCGATTTGCTTCCGCAGTTCACCAAATACCCAGAAGCGGCTTTGGGAGATCAGCAGCCTGGATCTGCTGCCCAGATGACTATTTTTTATGGTGGGCAGGTGCTGGTTTTCAATGATCTGCAGGCTGAGAAGGCAAAGGAAATCATGGGTTTGGCTACAACTGGAAGCTCCAAGATTTCTGCTGGATTTGTGAAGAAATTGGGTTCTGAGAATCAGTCGAATGTTGTCGCTGAAAATAAATCTCAGGAAATTAAGGTGCCAACCCAGGCCAGAAGAGCTTCACTACACAAGTTCTTGGCCAAGAGAAAAGAAAG GGTGACAGCAGTAGCACCATATCAACTGAACAACCAGAGAGCATCTTCTCCTGCCAAAAGTGACGAGCAAACGAGTTCGAGGGCAGAAGGGCAAAGTTCAAAGCAGCTTGAACTCAGCCTCTAG
- the LOC126582609 gene encoding protein FLUORESCENT IN BLUE LIGHT, chloroplastic-like isoform X1, translated as MSGMTGDVKLRFPAMGLLLGNSLMLTTPLEALAETCEADDSGFSMPILLFVALVGATVGGLVARQRKGELQRVNEQLRQINQSLRRQAKIESYAPSLSYSPIGAKILPESEVIVDPRKHELISRLKAGKNFLRNQETEKALDEFKTALELAQSMKDPIEEKKAGRGLGASLQRLGKYRDAIKCHSMVLDISKREGEGSGNTEAYGAIADCYTELGDLERAGKFYDNYIARLESD; from the exons ATGTCAGGTATGACG GGAGATGTAAAGTTGAGATTCCCAGCAATGGGACTTCTTCTCGGCAATTCCTTAATGTTGACAACACCATTGGAAGCTTTGGCGGAAACATGCGAGGCTGACGACTCAGGTTTCAGCATGCCTATACTGCTATTTGTAGCCCTTGTTGGGGCCACTGTTGGTG GCTTGGTTGCTCGGCAAAGGAAAGGAGAATTACAGCGAGTGAATGAACAGTTGCGTCAAATCAATCAATCTCTAAGGAGGCAAGCTAAGATCGAGTCATATGCTCCTAGTTTGAGTTATTCACCGATTGGTGCAAAAATACTACCGGAGAGTGAGGTGATAGTTGATCCAAGGAAGCACGAGTTGATTTCTCGACTGAAAGCTGGGAAGAATTTTTTGAGAAATCAAGAAACGGAGAAAGCACTAGATGAGTTTAAGACAGCTCTTGAGCTTGCCCAAAGTATGAAGGACCCAATTGAGGAAAAGAAGGCTGGAAGAGGTTTAG GAGCCTCACTGCAAAGATTGGGCAAGTACCGAGACGCTATTAAGTGCCATTCTATGGTGTTGGACATCTCCAAGCGAGAAGGAGAAGGCTCAGGAAACACAGAAGCTTATGGAGCGATTGCTGATTGTTATACTGAGCTTGGAGATCTCGAGCGTGCAGGGAAGTTCTATGACAATTACATTGCGAGGTTGGAGTCCGACTGA